DNA from Scheffersomyces stipitis CBS 6054 chromosome 1, whole genome shotgun sequence:
CAGTTGACcttcattgaaaaattaatgGAAGACATTGATTACAAGCACCTCTTGAAGGAGGAAAGCTACGACTTCTACGACAGTATTGGAGACGGTGTCGATAACTTAGTCTTAAGATTCTGATCGCGGATTTGGTATTTATAATGTTTTAGGCTCTTGTACAGTAATGATATCTTAATGAATATAAGTTTTCGGGATTAATAAGATGTATTAACATAACAGAAAGGTTCAATTCATCTGCTGAAAATGACTATTTAGTAGCAATTTGAATATAACTATAAGATATGCGACCACTAATAATTCCGAAGTAACGAGAGGAGCCAAAAATACAAGAAGGAACAACCTTTAAGTGTTCCAATACTTCCCAAATGTTCCCTTCAGTCAAAAAAGAATGCGATTTCTGTGGATCGAACACAGGACCTTCAGATTAACTGTGACTGAATCTCTTCAGTCTGACGCTCTCCCAACTGAGCTAAAACCGCAAATGAACCCACGGCGGGAGTCGAACCCGCAATCTTTTGATTAGAAGTCAAACGCGTTAACCATTACGCTACGCAGGCTACTTGTTGAGCAAAAATATCCTTTTTTTAAGAACTCATAATATTTCTGAAACATCCATGCCGCTGCCAATATGCAGTCCTATATGTTTATTTTGATATGGAAGAGGAATTATATAGTGCTAGACTCTATTCATAATACATGCTATTTCTTAAAATttgctttctctttcatcTTGCTATGTTGTGGTAATTGTAATAtctgttctttttgtttttaCAGTAAATTCGTAGACGAAATCTAAAATAAGACAGGTCTTAATAATTTTCTCTACAtctttgtagaatttctaAAAAACTAAAACAGTAATCGTTCTAAAATATTAAATAATGGATGCAAATCAAATACGTTCTACTTGTAGAGATATAACAATGTCATCAGATTGCTCAAGATCTATCCATTCTCTTACATTTTCGTCCTATTTAGTTTTATTTAATTTCACgattttcacgtgactttcCAGAATCAATTTCCACAGTTATAGCGAACTGAATTAAAATCAAGTAGACTCTATTCAGCTACTTATTCGAACATAGAGATAGACTTCTCGAGAGCAATCCGAGATAACTACAGAAACATTTTAGGTGAATGTATATTTTAAGAGAATaatagaagaatacaatgTTCCGAACAAGAAACGTCTTGAAAGGGTCGATTTTTCCAACTAACTTTTCCAAAACTAGATATGCTTCTGTGGTAGGAGTAGCAGTTGCAACTTCCCTAGCAGCCAGTGCAGCCACCTACAAGTATATGCAATGGGAAAGCGAGAAACAGCAAGTGAATCTGATATGGCCCGAAAATGTAGCATTTAGTTCTACCACGAAACTTCTGGACTTACAAACTCCCAAGTATTGTAGTAATTTGGAGTTGGATATAGCAATACAAGAACTTAGGCTGGCAGGTGTTGAAGTAAAGAACACTGCTGTAGAGATTCAGCATCATACAAAGAATGAGTTTACACCTCATTTGCCATTGGAGCATGAAAAACCCAAACACATAATATATCCCAATTCTACTGAACAGGTTTCCCAGATAATGAAAGTGCTACATAAGTACAGTGTACCAGTAGTTCCCTTCAGTGGAGGCACTTCCCTCGAGGGCCATTTCTTTTCCACCCGAGAAGGTGTTGTAGTGGATACATCTAAGATGAACCAGATTCTCCAAGTCAACTATGACGACTTGGATGCTGTAGTTCAGGCTGGAGTTAATTGGCAGGATTTGAACAAGCACTTGCAGCCAGCAGGTGTGATGCTTGGAACCGATTGTGGGCCGAATGGGTTGATTTCCGGAATGATCAACACGAATGCCAGTGGAATCAATGCGTCACGTTACGGTGCTATGATAGCCAATGTCATCAGCATCACTGTAGTGTTAGCAGATGGAACCGTTGTAAAGACAAAAAAGCGACCACGTAAATCCAGTGCTGGTTACAATTTGACAGGGCTCTTTATTGGAAGTGAGGGAACTCTAGGAATTGTTACAGAAGCAACCGTAAAGCTACATGTCATTCCTAAATTTGAAACTGTGGTTGTAGCTCAATTTCCTGATATTCTGGCCAGCACAAAAACCGTCTCTGATTTGTTCAGAGCAGGAATTCAACCAAATGCCattgagttgttggatgCAGATATGATGAAGTGTTTGAATTACAGTGGATACTGTACAAGAGAATGGCTCGAGTGTCCCAcgatcttcttcaagatcgGAGGAATCAACAAGCTAGTTGCTGAAGAATACGTAAAGGAGCTTCGTAGAGTCAGTTACGAGAATAACTGTAAAGAGTTTATTTTTGccgaaaatgaagaagaacagaacGAACTATTCGATGCCAGAAAAAATGCATTTTACGCTATGATCCAATATGGTAGGAACGAAATTCACGAAGATGTACGAATTTGGGTTACTGATATCGCTGTTCCGTTGTCGAAATTATCGCCTGTATTGACAGAGATCCACGAATTGATCAAAAACTCTGGTTTCGAGTCTATTATTTTAGCCCATGCTGCTGATGGGAATTTCCATGCCGATCTattctacaaagaagaagataaagcGAAGTGCGAAGCTGTTATCAACAAGATGGTCAAACTTGGTTTAGAAAACGAAGGAACATGTACCGGTGAACATGGAGTGGGTAATGCCAAGCGAAACTTCTTACTTATGGAATTGGGCGACGACGCTATAGATTTGATGAGAAGATTAAAACTTGCATTGGATCCCAAGCGAATCTTGAATCCTGATAAGATTTTTAAAATTGACCCCGAAGATAAGGGTCAATATTAAAGGATAATAGAAATATAGAATTTATTTACTGATAGAGTATAGAAAAGATACAATTCAATCGCTTTAAAAAAAGAACTTAGTGCAATATGAAAAAGTCGAAAATTCGCAATAAAAATTGTTCAAGCCTAGGGCATAGGTAAACGCCAAAGCGAGACTCAAAACCACAAGTTCGGGATAGTGAAGAGAGCCAAATTAACTCAATGGCCAATAAATGAAGAATCAGGGAAGAAATTCATCAAGGATTCAAACCTTGTTTATCATAAACTAGATTCAAAGGCTATATTCACGAAACGATCCACTTGACAAACATGTCATTTACAATTTCGATACGACTATGATCAATACCAAATGTTTTTTCGAATTTACATATACGGGCTAATCTCCATCTGGGGAAAAAGGAGAAAATATATTATTCGGGCAAATTAACGGAGCCAGCGACATCTGCTCCACAAATTGACCCTGATTGGGATCAGAGGTGAATCATGAGATATTACGAAATAAATTTTTCTACAACCACGAGCAGCAAGCTATCTCCACTGTTTTTTGTTCAAAAACCACAGGCTCTGTGTAAGAAAGCTCCGCCTATCAGTGGCAGCCTTTCAACTGTGGGGAGATGCTTGAAGAGCTGCACAGGAACGGCTAACCCACTTAGGCAGCTGTTTCCGGAAACGCtagatgttgttgaagttagaGACTATACGAAAGCAAAACTAAAAAGGACTAACGACTTCGGATAATTTGTTCCAATGAGCAGAACTACGCCAGAGCTCCATGTATCCAGCGACTAGCACAGCAATCCAATAATAGtgctgaaaagttgcaCCCCaacaagtgaaaaattatcaCCCCTACgaggtgaaaaattatcaCCCACCGCAGAAGATGCACGATaagaataataataatagtgACGAAAGTTTGCATACACTAAACAATACAGCAAAATTTGCAAATTACCCCTATCAATAAGTCGTGCAGCCAGCAGGcactgaaaaatggagaaaGAGGAGGACGTGACAATTTAATGAGACAAAAACGGTAGCACTTACGTCAGGATCTGCAGTATGCTACCGAATAATGAAATGGAAACCGAAAGATGTAAGCTATAGAGTTGGAATGAACAGAAATATGAATTCGGACGTGGCCGACATTGCAGAAAAAGTCATACAACATCTGAAGAAAAATCGTAATGGCAATCGTGGTGCAAAACtgtagtgaaaaatttgaaaaatagagTTGAGAGGGTCGgaatgaaatgaaaaatcgtAGCAGTTCACAAAATTAATAAGTAAGCACACACCAATTAATAGTGAGAGATACAGAATTCAAAATCTACAAGCCGACTAATTCCATATAATCCCATCACGGCGAAAtcaaaaattcaaatgCAAATATTTCCACTTCCGCCCTATGCTGATACTGAAACAATCTGAAACATACCGATTTCTCTTCACATAATCAGTGAAAATCTCTTCTGTTCAATTTTATTTATCTATTCATTTTTGTCTATTCATTTTTATCTATTCATTTCTATATGTCTCTGTTGATTTTAAAATTTATTGCCGTATAATTTCTACTTCCTTAACGCCAACAAATTAAATGCTACTAAAAGTCCAAATCTCTCTCTCCACTATCAGGCTGCATTGGTAAAATCTGCGTGCCGCCATTTCGGTTGGTGGAGCAGAAAATTTTCCTTTGGCACCCTTTTATCGGCGGTCGTGTTCTGCACCAAAAAGTCACTCTCGCATCTACTTTTTTTATCTCTCGCACTTTTTTATCTGCTCGTTTTCATATGGGTGTAAAATTATCATCGAATGTTTGACAGCATAAGTGACGATTCTTTTTAGCCAGACGCTGCCACCGCCGTTCTTCTCTCAACCACACCGCAACACCGTAACCGGAGCTTCGATCTGCACCGCTACCGGACCCGACCTCTCTTTTCCGCGTCGCTGCTGTCTCAGAAACAGCTGTAACTGCGATCTCCCTCACAACAAACACCAGATATCATCCACATACTACACTCCAAAGAGGTCCTATAGCTCTGAAACTTGTCAGAATAATTGAGAAAGTCAAGACGAACACATTCTCCCAGTTTCCTGTCGATTTCACAAATATTAGCTGAGTTATACGTAATTATCTGCGAACACCactgttgaagaaaaggagcGAACTTCAGTAACCCTTTATAAGTTGCTCAAATCAGTAACTAATAGTCTTTAAAGACTCTCATAAAACAAATTAAAGACTTTTCAAAGCATCTGTCGATTTTATAGAGACAACGTGTCGATCATAGTGAGTCATTATTGAATACCACGAGCTGAATTCCGACAGTAATCTCATACTATCCACTCGTTTCGTCATCACATAGAATACCACAGTTGCTGTCAATATGTCTATCATGTCTTTCAATACAGATCATATTGATAAGAAGTTGGATAATCTCACTTTGGATTCTTCTAGcaactccaacaatagCAGCAACAACGTACAGGCATCTGTATCTAGCCAGAATCCTGTCTCTGCTGCACAAACCACAGCAGAGTGGTTCTCCTTTGACGGCCAATACATACCGCCGCAGCCCCAGCGTTTCAAGCAGCCGAAAAAGTCGCTTCTTCTGAGTTCTTTGGCCGGCGAACGTAATCATAGCTCTTCCAGCGGGTTGAGCCAGCCGATTACTGTAAACTATAATGCGACCAGTAACCACGTAAATCAAGACAGATCTGCTTATTTCAGCTTTGATGAATCTGCTGACGTAACGCTGGCAGATTCCACGGCAATTGAGATACCGAGTGGTAGATATACCGATGAACATCCTGAGCCAGAGCTTTTGGCCAGCTCTGTAGGCAAGGAAATCGATGGCAGATTGATCCCGTCGTCTTCTGCGATTTCGCTTCTTTCTCTAAACTCACATCAACTTCCTTCCATGCATCCGAACCCCATTTACCACTCTTACAGTACAGAGTTGCCAGAAAAAGTGGTTTCTCCCAAATTTCCACAGCTGGCCCAGTTGCAGAACCACAACCAGAATCTGCCCCAAATTCAGAATGTTACTGCTTTCACGGATCGTAAAAACTCGTTCACTAATATAAGAAGCAGGAACTCAATTACCCATTTGAGCCAGCAAAGGTTACAACCTTACCAGAGGTTTACTTCTCCGCCTCCAGTGTTACAGCAGCAGAGTTCCGCTTCTTTGGCGCAACAGTTGCATCAGCCACAACCTCAGAATGGGTTTTCTACTGACTTCTCGATGAGCCACGCTACCGCACAAAGCATTCCTATTGCCAGTGGAAACAAAACAGAACCTGATTCGCCGAATCTAGATCCCGTTTCAATCGGAGGGTCTCCATCTCATTTCTGGCTCTCTTCACAAACGCCTCCCCGCTCTTTAGCCAGTTCATATAATCGCAACAGCCGCACCCATTTGTACCAGATGcaaaaccagcaacagccaCAAGCAAATCAAcatcagcaacaacaacaccaacacCAATCACAGCACCAGTATCCACAATCACATCAATCTCAATCGCATCAACCTCTTTCACAGCCTTCACAGCAGCCAATGTACATTCCTTtgaacaacatcaacaattaCACTACAGCCACACCTAAACAGGTTCACCAGGGTGACAATTCGCCAGTGATAGAACCTGTACAGACCCCCTCAGAGGAGATGCCCATGACGCcgttgttcttgaacaaattgtCAGGATCAACAGCAACTACAGCTCATCACAGCGATTCTTATTTTGGTGAATTTGCTTCTAGTAATATAGAGGGAAGAGCTGTTTCTATTATAGAcgagaaagaaagtgaagatgaagatgaagatgacgagaGCTATAAGCGAAACGAGGATTACGAAATGAACAGCTGACTCACATCAAATACAGCACAATAGTATAATAGAATAGGTATAGGTATTGGTCAATATAGTATCACAGGgtagagaaagaagtagagGTGTAGagaagtgttgaagaaaaagacgAAATGGACGAAGTAGAATCCACCTAGAGCGACAGTTTCTCGGGATATGAAGAACTGTCTCTATCACATGTTTGTATGTAAGCTGGTAAATGAGGTTTCACGATTATACTTCTCCATAATTCATATTTCACAATCTAAGAAACATTTCTACATACAggataatttttcagtttgaTATTAATGGCAAATTGTTAAATCTAGCCATATTAAACCAAAATTACCTCTCTAGAAACCACAACGATGTCGACTTACGAACGTAAGTAAATAACTCAAAATAATATTGTAAAATAGAATAACTTTTTAAAAATTAATACtaatttccattttcagaGGAACATAATATCACCAATAACAGAAATTCCAATCTGAATCAGAATGGTGGTAGAACCAGACAGCACCAGACTTTGACATCACTTATTGATTCGTTTCTCACTCAAGACGTTTCGCAAAACA
Protein-coding regions in this window:
- the DLD4 gene encoding mitochondrial lactate ferricytochrome c oxidoreductase; this encodes STTKLSDLQTPKYCSNLELDIAIQELRSAGVEVKNTAVEIQHHTKNEFTPHLPLEHEKPKHIIYPNSTEQVSQIMKVLHKYSVPVVPFSGGTSLEGHFFSTREGVVVDTSKMNQILQVNYDDLDAVVQAGVNWQDLNKHLQPAGVMLGTDCGPNGLISGMINTNASGINASRYGAMIANVISITVVLADGTVVKTKKRPRKSSAGYNLTGLFIGSEGTLGIVTEATVKLHVIPKFETVVVAQFPDISASTKTVSDLFRAGIQPNAIELLDADMMKCLNYSGYCTREWLECPTIFFKIGGINKLVAEEYVKELRRVSYENNCKEFIFAENEEEQNELFDARKNAFYAMIQYGRNEIHEDVRIWVTDIAVPLSKLSPVLTEIHELIKNSGFESIILAHAADGNFHADLFYKEEDKAKCEAVINKMVKLGLENEGTCTGEHGVGNAKRNFLLMELGDDAIDLMRRLKLALDPKRILNPDKIFKIDPEDKGQY